The following is a genomic window from Balearica regulorum gibbericeps isolate bBalReg1 chromosome 34, bBalReg1.pri, whole genome shotgun sequence.
agatgatgACGATGATGACGGACATGAGGAGGAGATGTTTTAcgctgagggtggtgaggtgcTGGAACGGGTTGCCCGGAGAAGTTGTGGGATGCCCCGttttcaaggtcaggttggacagggcttgGAACAACCTGATCTCGTGGAAGATGTCCTTGCCCGAGGTAGGGAGTTGGGCTGCCATGGTCTTTGAAGGTAccttcaacccaaaccattttgtgaTGCTATGGGccagggctttgggcaacttgaTCTAGcagaagatgtccctgcccacggcaacgggggtggaactagatgatctttgaaggtcccttcaACCTCAAAGTGTTCTGTGATGGTCTAACGGGGTGTGGTTTCTAGGTTGGGAGTTGGTAGACGATGGACTTCTCAACGCCCAGTTATAACTTCAATTACCCCAGCTGGGGTGACGATTCCATATATGATCTCGATGGCTACGAAGTCCCTCACAGCTACCGCTTCATCCTGGCGCTCTACgccctcatcttcctcctggGCGTCTTGGGCAACGGGGCCGTCATCTGGGTGACCGGCTTTGAGCTGCGGCGCACGGTGAACGGCATCTGGTTCCTCAACCTCTCCGTGGCTGACCTCCTCTGTTGCCTAGCCCTGCCCTTCCTGGCCCTGCCGCTGGCCCGTGACCACCATTGGCCGTTGGGTCACTTCGCCTgcaagctgctgccttccctcacCATCCTCAACATGTTCGCCAGTGTCCTCCTCCTGATGGCCATCAGCATCGATCGTTGCGCCATGGTCATGCGACCGGTGTGGTGCCAAAACCACCGGACGCTGGGGCTGGCCCGGGGGGCTTGCGTGGCCGCCTGGTTCCTGGCTGGGCTCCTCACCCTTCCCTCCTTCATCTTCCGCACCACCCGTTCCGACATCTTCTCTGAGAAGACGACCTGTGTCCTGGACTACGTGGCCGTGGGACACCACCAACGTCTCACCGAGCTCATCACGGCTGTCACACGCTTCGTCTGCGGCTTCCTGGTGCCCTTTGTGGTGATCACGGCTTGCTACAGCCTGCTGTTGACCCgcatccacagcaagggctTCTCCCGCTCCCAGAAAGCTGTCAAGCTCATCTTGGTGGTCATCACCAGCTTCTTTGTGTGCTGGCTGCCCTACCACATCGTGGGGTTGATCCTGGCTTCCACCCATCCTCGCAGCAGGTTGTTTAAGGACGCCCTGGAAGCTGACCCCATCGTGGCCGGCATTGCTTACATCAACAGCTGCATCAACCCCATCATCTACGTCATCATGGGACAGGACTTCAAGGACAAGTTCCAGCGTTCCTGGAGAGCCGTGTTGCGGGGCGTGCTGAGTGATGatcccaccaccagcaccatGGGGGACAGCAGGATGAAGACCAAGTCCACCATGGATGACCGTAGCGTCAGCACCACAGTGTGACCAGGAGCGAGGTGGCTCCAGGGCTGGAACCTCCCTTGTGTTGCTTGAGGTCACCACCTTCTCCTCTCTTGGGGATCCCGCTGGGCCCCGTAGAGAGAAGATGCCTCCATCACCCCCTTTCCCCACGTGGTTGC
Proteins encoded in this region:
- the C5AR1 gene encoding C5a anaphylatoxin chemotactic receptor 1 encodes the protein MDFSTPSYNFNYPSWGDDSIYDLDGYEVPHSYRFILALYALIFLLGVLGNGAVIWVTGFELRRTVNGIWFLNLSVADLLCCLALPFLALPLARDHHWPLGHFACKLLPSLTILNMFASVLLLMAISIDRCAMVMRPVWCQNHRTLGLARGACVAAWFLAGLLTLPSFIFRTTRSDIFSEKTTCVLDYVAVGHHQRLTELITAVTRFVCGFLVPFVVITACYSLLLTRIHSKGFSRSQKAVKLILVVITSFFVCWLPYHIVGLILASTHPRSRLFKDALEADPIVAGIAYINSCINPIIYVIMGQDFKDKFQRSWRAVLRGVLSDDPTTSTMGDSRMKTKSTMDDRSVSTTV